One window of the Trifolium pratense cultivar HEN17-A07 linkage group LG2, ARS_RC_1.1, whole genome shotgun sequence genome contains the following:
- the LOC123904594 gene encoding protein DETOXIFICATION 34-like isoform X1, which yields METPLIIKSFNSESDYLAVKSLKDVKYVLWNETVKIWKIALPVALSLLFQNLNNSSTSIYAGHLGDIELSSFSVYQSVINSIYFSMLYGMSNALATLCGQAYGAGQFRNAGIYLQRSWIVLLTTCILLLPIQLYATPILKFFGQEKEITDLAGKYAILVIPYMFSYAINLPLMKFLQAQSKVNVIMYISVVTLLIQNGLLYIFINVFDFGIIGLAMASNISGWIFSVALVIYAIGWCKEGWNGLSLKAFKELWEFTKLSLGSSVMICLEQWYSACIMLLAGHLDNPVIAVGSFSICLNIQGWNLMLLLGVSSAVSVRVSNTLGMSHPRAAKYSFLVTMFQSLLLGIIFMTVIFLSKQEFPMIFTKSEDMIHAASELAYLLGITMILNSVAQTISGVVIGCGWQVMVGYINLACYYIVGLPIGIFLGFNQHLGVKGLWGGTMCGSVLQILVLAVIIYKTNWTKEVEQTADRMRTWSTNK from the exons ATGGAAACACCATTGATAATTAAAAGCTTTAATTCAGAAAGTGATTATTTGGCAGTGAAAAGCTTGAaagatgttaaatatgttttgtggaATGAAACAGTGAAGATATGGAAGATAGCACTTCCAGTGGCACTTTCTTTACTGTTTCAAAATCTCAACAACTCTTCAACTTCAATTTATGCTGGTCATCTTGGAGATATTGAACTCTCTTCTTTCTCTGTTTATCAAAGTGTCATCAATTCTATTTATTTCTCTATGCTG TATGGCATGTCAAATGCACTAGCAACACTATGTGGTCAAGCTTATGGCGCAGGACAATTTCGAAATGCTGGAATTTATCTTCAAAGATCATGGATAGTACTCTTAACAACTTGCATACTCCTCTTGCCAATTCAACTATATGCAACTCCAATCTTAAAATTTTTTggccaagaaaaagaaataacCGATCTAGCAGGCAAATATGCTATTCTCGTAATTCCCTACATGTTTTCCTATGCTATCAATTTACCCCTTATGAAATTTCTTCAAGCACAAAGCAAAGTTAATGTGATTATGTACATATCAGTTGTGACATTGTTAATACAAAATGGTCTACTTTATATATTCATCAATGTATTTGATTTTGGAATAATTGGTTTAGCCATGGCAAGTAATATCTCAGGATGGATATTTTCTGTTGCATTAGTAATTTATGCAATTGGTTGGTGTAAAGAAGGTTGGAATGGATTATCTTTGAAGGCATTTAAGGAATTATGGGAATTTACTAAACTAAGTCTTGGTTCATCTGTAATGATATGTTTAGAACAATGGTATTCTGCTTGCATTATGCTTCTTGCTGGTCACCTTGATAATCCTGTCATTGCTGTTGGTTCCTTTTCAATTTG ccTTAATATTCAGGGTTGGAACTTGATGCTGCTTCTTGGAGTAAGTTCAGCAGTAAG TGTTCGTGTCTCAAATACACTTGGCATGTCACATCCAAGAGCAGCCAAATACTCTTTCTTGGTGACAATGTTTCAGTCTCTTCTCCTTGGAATCATTTTCATGACTGTAATTTTCTTGAGTAAACAAGAATTTCCTATGATCTTTACAAAGAGTGAGGATATGATACATGCTGCTAGTGAATTGGCATACCTTCTTGGTATAACCATGATTCTCAATAGTGTTGCACAAACTATATCAG GTGTGGTCATTGGTTGTGGATGGCAAGTTATGGTTGGTTACATAAACTTGGCATGTTATTACATTGTTGGACTCCCTATTGGAATTTTCCTTGGTTTCAACCAGCATTTAGGGGTCAAG GGTCTCTGGGGAGGCACAATGTGTGGCAGTGTTCTTCAGATTTTAGTCCTTGCAGTCATTATTTATAAGACCAATTGGACTAAGGAG GTAGAGCAAACTGCTGATCGCATGCGAACTTGGAGCACTAACAAGTAA
- the LOC123911322 gene encoding putative pentatricopeptide repeat-containing protein At1g12700, mitochondrial produces MSFSVLSNGAASAITLSPSNNFNRRRFYSHAHSNSQFHQNHNLVDADSSFNRILDVNPIPSSVFELGKMLTSLVRNKQFHTAISLSHQMELNGIQPNFVTLNILLNCFCHLSQLNFAFSVLAKILKLGYQPNTVTMTTLMKGMCLSGQVNKALDFHDDIISKGFQLNQVSYGILIDGLCKRGETTAALRLLRKIEALMVKPDMVMYNIVIHRLSKDELVSDALHLYSEMIVKNIYPDVVTYTNLIYGLCIVRQFKEAIGLLNKMLLKNISPNVLTFNILIGGLSKEGELRKAKNVLAVMIKQGVKPDVVTYTSLIDGYFLVKEVNEATYVFNTIAQTEVKPNICTYNVMINGLCKNKMLDEAMNLFKEMYLKNISPDTITYSSLIDGLCKSGRISNVWYFLDEMHDRGHPANAITYTSILDALCKNHQFDKAIELLAKIKDQGIQLNMYTYTILVDALCKNGRLMDALEVYQDLLIKGYHLDVTMYTVMIDGLCKEGFLDEALFLMSKMEDNGCTPNGITYTTLIHALSKNGKNEKAVKLHREMIVRGLSYE; encoded by the coding sequence ATGTCATTTTCAGTGTTAAGTAACGGTGCTGCTTCTGCTATCACTCTTTCTCCTTCCAACAATTTCAATCGTCGCCGATTTTACTCTCATGCTCATTCCAATTCCCAATTTCATCAAAATCACAATCTTGTTGATGCTGATTCTTCATTCAATAGAATTCTCGATGTCAACCCTATCCCATCATCCGTCTTCGAACTCGGTAAGATGTTAACTTCCCTTGTTAGAAACAAGCAGTTTCACACTGCTATTTCACTCTCTCATCAAATGGAGCTCAATGGAATTCAACCTAACTTTGTTACTTTGAACATCTTGCTCAATTGTTTCTGCCACCTTAGTCAactcaattttgcattttcTGTATTAGCAAAAATTCTCAAGCTAGGTTATCAGCCTAATACGGTAACAATGACTACACTTATGAAAGGCATGTGTCTTAGTGGTCAGGTTAATAAAGCTTTGGATTTTCATGACGACATTATATCAAAGGGATTTCAGCTTAATCAAGTTAGTTATGGAATCTTGATTGATGGCTTATGTAAAAGAGGAGAAACAACAGCTGCCCTCCGGTTGCTTAGAAAGATTGAAGCGTTAATGGTTAAACCGGACATGGTAATGTACAACATAGTCATTCATAGACTTTCCAAGGATGAACTTGTGAGTGATGCCCTTCATTTATATTCTGAAATGATTGTCAAGAATATTTATCCTGATGTTGTCACTTACACTAATTTAATATACGGCCTTTGCATTGTGCGTCAATTCAAAGAAGCTATTGGTTTGTTAAATAAAATGTTGTTGAAAAACATCAGCCCAAATGTTCTTACTTTTAATATACTGATTGGTGGTTTATCTAAGGAAGGAGAGTTGAGAAAAGCTAAAAATGTCTTAGCTGTTATGATAAAACAAGGTGTGAAACcagatgttgttacttataCTTCTTTAATAGATGGGTATTTTTTGGTTAAAGAAGTGAACGAGGCCACATATGTATTCAACACTATTGCTCAAACGGAAGTGAAACCTAATATTTGTACCTACAATGTCATGATTAATGGATTATGCAAGAATAAAATGTTGGATGAAGCCATGAATCTCTTCAAagaaatgtatttaaaaaacatCTCTCCTGATACTATAACATACAGTTCGCTTATTGATGGGCTTTGCAAATCGGGGAGAATCTCTAATGTTTGGTATTTTCTTGATGAGATGCATGATAGAGGCCATCCTGCTAATGCGATCACTTACACTTCTATATTGGATGCATTGTGCAAAAACCATCAGTTTGACAAGGCAATTGAATTATTGGCGAAGATCAAAGACCAAGGAATTCAGCTAAATATGTATACATACACTATACTTGTCGATGCACTATGCAAAAATGGAAGACTTATGGATGCACTAGAGGTTTATCAAGATCTTTTGATTAAAGGCTACCATTTAGATGTGACGATGTATACTGTTATGATTGATGGGCTTTGTAAAGAGGGCTTTCTTGATGAAGCATTGTTCTTAATGTCAAAAATGGAAGATAACGGTTGCACCCCTAATGGCATAACTTACACAACTCTTATTCATGCTCTGTCAAAAAATGGCAAGAATGAGAAGGCGGTGAAACTTCATCGTGAAATGATTGTTAGAGGTCTTTCATATGAATAA
- the LOC123909549 gene encoding scarecrow-like protein 8, with amino-acid sequence MSSPGFNAGGNGSSEYFSGRSTNTINNLTTTNNLHHNLSLYRTQQQQQPLPPIFLDPSSQIPQQRFIGKRTLAEFQTQQNQTYNINNNNLNLNNNNHNNHVLSNLLLRSVKPRTTTNFQFQNNSPSSFSLPELQQNPFNNIYQTHRLGVPLQMNPNFHHYRTTSNLTQVINRVQNQNQTVEPVEEKKINNDHTLLQELEKQLLEDNDDDGEASVITTSEWSETYQNLIGPGTGPCNGPGPIQAQKQVSSSPTSSTTSSTSSSAASPASVCSKQTLIEAANAISEGKNDVALEILTRLVQNLNPNLMNSDQRLTNCMVSALKSRLNPVENPPVVAELFSRGHAESTQLLLENSDCFKVSFMAANLVIMEAAFEENGNGKGFCVVDFEIGQGKQYVNLLHALKAREVSVSTASGFTLKVVAVAENGGDERVKAVGEMLSRQAEKLKIGFEFRIATVSQRKMNELTRELLGCDSEETLIVNFAFKLNRIPDESVSTENPRDELLRRVKKLAPRVVTIAEQEMNCNTAPFLARVAESWSYYSALYDSVESDLGKDNSDRVKIEEGLSRKLCNSVACEGRDRVERFEVFGKWRARMSMAGFMLKPMSQNVVESIKSRLAVSNNNRVNTGLSVKEENGGICFGWMGRTLTVASAWR; translated from the coding sequence ATGTCATCGCCGGGATTCAATGCCGGTGGTAATGGATCGTCGGAATATTTCTCCGGCAGATCAACAAACACCATCAACAACCTCACAACCACCAATAATCTCCATCATAATCTCTCTCTCTACCGaacccaacaacaacaacaaccacttCCTCCAATTTTTCTAGATCCTTCTTCACAGATCCCTCAACAACGCTTCATCGGAAAACGCACCTTAGCTGAATTTCAAACACAACAAAACCAAACctacaacatcaacaacaacaatcttaACCTTAACAACAACAATCACAATAACCATGTTCTCTCAAATCTTTTACTTCGTTCTGTAAaaccaagaacaacaacaaatttTCAGTTTCAAAACAATTCTCCTTCATCTTTTTCACTTCCTGAATTACAACAAAACCCTTTTAACAACATCTACCAAACGCACCGTTTAGGTGTTCCTTTACAAATGAACCCAAATTTTCATCACTACAGAACCACCTCGAATTTAACTCAAGTAATAAACCgggttcaaaatcaaaatcaaaccgtTGAACCggtagaagaaaaaaagatcAACAACGATCACACGCTTCTTCAAGAATTAGAAAAACAGCTTCTAGAAGATAACGACGATGATGGTGAAGCTTCTGTTATAACAACAAGTGAATGGTCAGAGACATATCAGAATCTAATTGGGCCTGGTACCGGGCCTTGTAATGGGCCTGGGCCTATTCAGGCCCAGAAACAGGTTTCTTCATCGCCTACTTCGTCTACCACGTCATCAACTTCTTCTTCAGCTGCTTCACCTGCTTCTGTTTGTTCCAAACAAACGCTAATTGAAGCTGCAAACGCTATTTCAGAAGGTAAAAACGACGTCGCTTTAGAGATCTTAACACGTTTAGTTCAGAATTTGAATCCGAATTTGATGAATTCGGATCAACGGTTAACTAATTGCATGGTTTCGGCTTTGAAATCGAGGTTGAATCCGGTTGAAAATCCACCGGTTGTTGCGGAATTGTTCAGTAGAGGACATGCTGAGTCGACTCAGTTGTTGCTTGAAAACTCGGATTGTTTCAAGGTTAGTTTCATGGCTGCGAATCTCGTAATAATGGAAGCAGCATTTGAAGAAAACGGTAACGGAAAAGGTTTCTGTGTGGTGGATTTTGAAATTGGTCAGGGGAAACAATACGTTAATCTTCTTCACGCGCTTAAAGCGCGTGAGGTTTCGGTTTCTACTGCATCGGGTTTCACGTTGAAGGTAGTTGCTGTGGCGGAGAACGGCGGCGACGAGAGAGTTAAAGCGGTGGGTGAAATGTTGAGTCGTCAAGCGGAGAAGTTAAAAATCGGTTTCGAATTTCGTATTGCAACCGTTTCTCAGAGAAAAATGAACGAGTTGACTCGTGAGTTATTAGGTTGTGACTCGGAAGAAACGCTTATTGTGAATTTCGCGTTTAAGCTGAATCGAATTCCAGATGAAAGCGTTTCAACCGAGAATCCACGCGACGAGCTTTTGAGGCGCGTGAAGAAACTCGCGCCGCGAGTGGTTACAATTGCGGAGCAAGAAATGAATTGTAATACGGCGCCGTTTTTGGCACGAGTTGCTGAGTCATGGTCTTATTATTCTGCCTTGTATGATTCTGTTGAGTCTGATTTAGGAAAAGATAACTCGGACCGAGTCAAGATTGAAGAAGGACTGAGTCGGAAATTATGTAATTCGGTGGCTTGTGAAGGTAGGGATCGGGTTGAACGGTTTGAGGTTTTTGGAAAATGGCGCGCAAGGATGAGTATGGCGGGGTTTATGTTGAAACCAATGAGTCAAAACGTTGTTGAGTCAATAAAATCGCGACTCGCTGTGAGTAATAACAACCGAGTTAACACGGGACTCAGTGTGAAAGAAGAGAACGGTGGGATTTGCTTTGGTTGGATGGGAAGAACACTCACCGTTGCTTCTGCTTGGCGTTAA
- the LOC123904594 gene encoding protein DETOXIFICATION 34-like isoform X2 — protein sequence MSNALATLCGQAYGAGQFRNAGIYLQRSWIVLLTTCILLLPIQLYATPILKFFGQEKEITDLAGKYAILVIPYMFSYAINLPLMKFLQAQSKVNVIMYISVVTLLIQNGLLYIFINVFDFGIIGLAMASNISGWIFSVALVIYAIGWCKEGWNGLSLKAFKELWEFTKLSLGSSVMICLEQWYSACIMLLAGHLDNPVIAVGSFSICLNIQGWNLMLLLGVSSAVSVRVSNTLGMSHPRAAKYSFLVTMFQSLLLGIIFMTVIFLSKQEFPMIFTKSEDMIHAASELAYLLGITMILNSVAQTISGVVIGCGWQVMVGYINLACYYIVGLPIGIFLGFNQHLGVKGLWGGTMCGSVLQILVLAVIIYKTNWTKEVEQTADRMRTWSTNK from the exons ATGTCAAATGCACTAGCAACACTATGTGGTCAAGCTTATGGCGCAGGACAATTTCGAAATGCTGGAATTTATCTTCAAAGATCATGGATAGTACTCTTAACAACTTGCATACTCCTCTTGCCAATTCAACTATATGCAACTCCAATCTTAAAATTTTTTggccaagaaaaagaaataacCGATCTAGCAGGCAAATATGCTATTCTCGTAATTCCCTACATGTTTTCCTATGCTATCAATTTACCCCTTATGAAATTTCTTCAAGCACAAAGCAAAGTTAATGTGATTATGTACATATCAGTTGTGACATTGTTAATACAAAATGGTCTACTTTATATATTCATCAATGTATTTGATTTTGGAATAATTGGTTTAGCCATGGCAAGTAATATCTCAGGATGGATATTTTCTGTTGCATTAGTAATTTATGCAATTGGTTGGTGTAAAGAAGGTTGGAATGGATTATCTTTGAAGGCATTTAAGGAATTATGGGAATTTACTAAACTAAGTCTTGGTTCATCTGTAATGATATGTTTAGAACAATGGTATTCTGCTTGCATTATGCTTCTTGCTGGTCACCTTGATAATCCTGTCATTGCTGTTGGTTCCTTTTCAATTTG ccTTAATATTCAGGGTTGGAACTTGATGCTGCTTCTTGGAGTAAGTTCAGCAGTAAG TGTTCGTGTCTCAAATACACTTGGCATGTCACATCCAAGAGCAGCCAAATACTCTTTCTTGGTGACAATGTTTCAGTCTCTTCTCCTTGGAATCATTTTCATGACTGTAATTTTCTTGAGTAAACAAGAATTTCCTATGATCTTTACAAAGAGTGAGGATATGATACATGCTGCTAGTGAATTGGCATACCTTCTTGGTATAACCATGATTCTCAATAGTGTTGCACAAACTATATCAG GTGTGGTCATTGGTTGTGGATGGCAAGTTATGGTTGGTTACATAAACTTGGCATGTTATTACATTGTTGGACTCCCTATTGGAATTTTCCTTGGTTTCAACCAGCATTTAGGGGTCAAG GGTCTCTGGGGAGGCACAATGTGTGGCAGTGTTCTTCAGATTTTAGTCCTTGCAGTCATTATTTATAAGACCAATTGGACTAAGGAG GTAGAGCAAACTGCTGATCGCATGCGAACTTGGAGCACTAACAAGTAA